Proteins encoded in a region of the Labeo rohita strain BAU-BD-2019 chromosome 22, IGBB_LRoh.1.0, whole genome shotgun sequence genome:
- the LOC127153413 gene encoding SLAM family member 5-like translates to MFSKSVSGVSGVHNEVKPVSVTEGDSVTLHTDVEIQRDDQILWVFGPKETRIAEIYRQNMHPSTYDGIGVFRDRLQMDSKTGSLVIRNIRTEHSGLYKLQIISNIGTSYKRFNVTVYAPLPVPVMSSNSSQCSSSSSSHQNCSLLCSVVNVSDVSLSWYKGNSLLSSISVSDLSISLSLPLEVEYQDKNTYSCVINNPISNQTKHLDTSELCQPCAALDEHSHLIMLIVGFLVPLVFVVGVGGLIYHRNCKQKKDIVATDHMVYSS, encoded by the exons atgttttccaaatctgtttcaGGTGTGTCTGGTGTTCACAATGAAGTGAAGCCAGTGTCAGTCACtgagggagattctgtcactctaCACACTGATGTTGAAATACAGAGAGATGATCAGATACTGTGGGTGTTTGGACCTAAAGAGACTCGAATAGCTGAAATTTACAGACAAAACATGCATCCATCAACTTATGATGGTATTGGGGTGTTTAGAGACAGACTACAGATGGACAGTAAAACTGGATCTCTGGTCATCAGAAACATCAGAACTGAACACTCTGGACTTTATAAACTACAGATTATCAGCAACATAGGAACTTCATACAAGAGATTCAATGTTACAGTCTATG CTCCACTGCCTGTTCCTGTCATGAGCAGTAACTCTTCACAATgctcttcatcatcatcatcacaccAGAACTGTTCActgttgtgttcagtggtgaatgtgagtgatgtgagtctctcctggtacaaaggaaacagtttattgtccagcatcagtgtgtctgatctcagcatcagtctctctctacctctggaggtggaatatcaggataaaaacacctacagctgtgtgatcaacaatcccatcagcaaccagaccaaACATCTGGACACCAGTGAACTCTGTCAGCCATGCGCAG CACTGGATGAGCATTCACATCTCATCATGTTAATAGTTGGTTTTTTAGTACCACTGGTGTTCGTCGTTGGAGTTGGAGGTTTAATTTACCACAGAAACTGTAAACAGAAGAAG GACATTGTTGCAACAGATCACATGGTGTACTCCAGTTAA
- the strip1 gene encoding striatin-interacting protein 1 homolog produces MESVGLSANNKQKQNQMLPNKMRGEFTRNQRKDSEGLSEAPDLEFEYSDADKWTVELSELYSYTEGPEFLLNRKCFEEDFHTHMPDQKWTELDSVQHRAHAMRLLDGLDVIGRERRLKVARAILYMAQGTFGECSSELEVQHWMRYNVFLLLDVGAFTALVELLNMEIDNSAACSSAVRKPAISLADSTDLRVLLNIMYLMVETIQREEPTDTPEWRTIRETFKSELGSPLYNHEPVSVMLFGMVTKFCSGHAPHFPMKKVLLLLWKTILFTLGGFEQLQCSKVSKRATLGLPPLPEDSIRVVRSMRAASPPASASDLIEQQQRRARREHKALIKQDNLDAFNEKDPYKADDAREDEEENDDNDNSLEAEPFPLERDEVMPPPIPHPPSERVCFPKGLPWAPKVREKDIENFLESSRSKFIGYTLGNDTDTVVGLPRPIHESIKTLKQHKYVSIAEVQISKEEEYQKTPLSGGEEELELCATELLYQGILPSLPQYMIALLKILLAAAPTSKAKTDSINILADVLPEEMPTTVLQSMKLGVDVNRHKEIIVKAISAILLLLLKHFKLNHVYQFEYMAQHLVFANCIPLILKFFNQNIMSYITAKNSISALDFPHCVIHELPELTAESLEAGDNNQFCWRNLFSCINLLRILNKLTKWKHSRTMMLVVFKSAPILKRALKVKQAMMQLYVLKLLKVQTKYLGRQWRKSNMKTMSAIYQKVRHRLNDDWAYGNDLDARPWDFQAEECALRANIERFNSRRYDKNQSNPEFLPVDNCLQSVLGQRIDLPEDFQMNYDLWLEREVFSKPISWEELLQ; encoded by the exons ATGGAGAGTGTCGGTCTAAGTGCTAacaacaaacagaaacagaacCAAATGTTGCCGAATAAAATGCGAGGCGAATTCACCAGAAACCAGAGGAAGGACTCGGAG GGTTTATCAGAAGCTCCTGACCTAGAGTTTGAGTATTCAGATGCCGATAAATGGACAGTTGAACTGTCAG agttgTACAGTTACACAGAGGGACCAGAGTTTCTACTCAACAGAAAATGCTTCGAAGAAGATTTCCACACTCATA TGCCTGATCAAAAATGGACCGAACTGGATTCGGTTCAGCACAGAGCTCATGCCATGCGTCTGCTGGACGGACTGGATGTGATCGGCAGAGAACGCCGCTTAAAAGTCGCCAGAGCCATCCTGTACATGGCTCAAG GTACATTCGGTGAGTGTTCTTCAGAACTGGAGGTGCAGCACTGGATGAGGTATAATGTGTTCCTGCTGCTGGATGTGGGAGCGTTCACTGCACTAGTGGAGTTGCTTAACATGGAGATCGA TAACAGTGCTGCATGCAGCAGTGCGGTCAGGAAACCTGCCATTTCATTGGCTGACAGCACTGACCTCAG ggtGTTGCTGAACATCATGTATCTGATGGTGGAGACCATCCAGCGTGAAGAACCCACAGATACTCCAGAGTGGAGAACCATTAGAGAAACCTTCAAATCTGAACTCG GTTCTCCTCTCTATAACCACGAGCCCGTATCCGTCATGCTGTTCGGGATGGTCACCAAGTTCTGCAGCGGCCACGCGCCCCATTTCCCCATGAAGAAAGTCCTGCTACTGCTATGGAAGACCATCCTG TTTACTCTTGGAGGGTTCGAGCAGCTGCAGTGCAGTAAAGTCAGTAAACGGGCAACACTGGGTCTCCCACCGCTGCCGGAGGACAGCATTCGTGTGGTGCGGAGCATGAGAGCCGCGTCCCCACCGGCGTCCGCCTCAGACCTCATCGAGCAGCAACAGAGACGTGCCCGGAGAGAACACAAA GCTCTTATAAAGCAGGACAATCTGGACGCGTTTAACGAGAAGGACCCATATAAAGCTGATGACGCTCGCGAGGACGAAGAGGAAAACGACGACAATGACAACTCTCTGGAGGCGGAGCCTTTCCCGCTGGAGCGCGATGAGGTCATGCCGCCGCCCATTCCGCATCCTCCCTCTGAGAGGGTCTGTTTTCCCAAGGGTCTGCCGTGGGCTCCGAAAGTCAG GGAAAAGGATATTGAAAACTTCCTGGAATCCAGCAGGAGTAAATTCATTGGCTACACGCTGGGAAA TGACACGGATACAGTGGTTGGTTTGCCCAGACCTATACATGAAAGCATCAAAACTCTCAAACAG CACAAATATGTGTCCATCGCTGAGGTCCAGATCTCTAAAGAAGAGGAGTATCAGAAGACCCCGCTGTCTGGC ggTGAGGAGGAGCTGGAATTGTGTGCCACAGAGCTCTTATACCAGGGTATTTTACCCAGTTTACCACAATATATG aTTGCTCTGTTGAAGATTCTCTTGGCTGCTGCTCCCACATCTAAAGCCAAGACCGACTCCATCAACATCCTGGCGGACGTGCTGCCCGAGGAAATGCC CACTACGGTTCTTCAGAGTATGAAGTTGGGCGTAGATGTGAATCGCCATAAAGAAATCATTGTCAAAGCCATTTCAGCCATATTGCTTCTGCTGCTGAAACACTTCAAACTCAACCATGTCTATCAg TTTGAGTACATGGCACAGCATCTGGTGTTTGCCAACTGTATCCCGCTGATCCTGAAGTTCTTCAACCAGAACATcatgtcctacatcactgctaAAAACAG TATCTCAGCTCTGGATTTCCCACACTGCGTCATTCATGAGCTTCCAGAGCTCACCGCTGAGAGTCTG GAAGCTGGTGATAATAATCAGTTCTGCTGGAGGAACTTGTTCTCCTGTATTAATCTGTTGCGCATCCTTAATAAACTTACCAAATGGAAGCACTCCAGGACCATG aTGTTGGTGGTGTTCAAATCAGCTCCAATCCTGAAGAGAGCACTGAAGGTCAAGCAGGCCATGATGCAGCTTTATGTGCTCAAACTGCTCAAAGTCCAGACAAAGTATCTGGGACGTCAGTGGAGGAAAAGCAACATGAAAACCATGTCAGCAATATACCAGAAAGTGCGCCATCGCCTCAACGATGACTGGGCTTACGGAAACG ACTTGGACGCTCGCCCATGGGATTTCCAAGCAGAAGAATGTGCCCTACGTGCCAACATCGAACGGTTCAACAGCCGCCGCTACGATAAGAACCAGAGCAACCCCGAATTCCTCCCAGTGGACAACTGCCTGCAAAGCGTGCTGGGACAGCGGATCGACCTTCCGGAAGACTTCCAAATGAACTACGACCTCTGGCTGGAGCGTGAGGTCTTTTCCAAACCCATTTCCTGGGAAGAACTCCTGCAGTGA